Part of the Equus caballus isolate H_3958 breed thoroughbred chromosome 18, TB-T2T, whole genome shotgun sequence genome is shown below.
CACCggggcgcccccgccgccgccgtggtggtggtggtggtggtgcggCTGCGGGGTCTGCGTCGGGTGCAGCAGCGGCGCCGCGGCCTGCAGGTGCGAGGCGGAGCCCGAGGCCTGGTGGTACCAAGGGTAATTGCCCAGGAAAGCCGAGGCCGCGCTGCTCGGGCTGGAGCCGGAGCTGCCGgcgccgctgccgccgctgccgGGGCCGCCGCCACCCCCCATCCGCTGCGGCGCGCCGAAGTCCCAGGAGGCCGGCGCCGAGACAGGCGGCGAAGCGCAAGGCGGCGAGGCGCTGGCACCAGGGTGCTGCTCCGAGGGTATCTCCCCGCTTTTCCACATCTTCTTGAACTTGGATCGGCGATTCTGGAACCAGATCTTGACCTTTGTGGAAAAGGGACCCGAGCATTAGTGGAGGAACCTTGgcatggggcaggggaggggaggaagcgcAGAGAGACAGAGGTGGGCACTGAGCACCCTGGGCAGGCAACGGATCACGTGCCGCGGCCTCACAGGCTCTGATGGCTCCTACTCCATTGGGAGGTAATCTCGAAAAGCCCGGGACGGCTCTTGTGTGCGCACTGTGATGATGGTGACAACTGGGGTCAGGAGGGCCAATTATTTTACCCGCTTAATCAGTagagcgcgcgcgcgcgcaagCGCGGATAGACAACACAGTACAAGATTTCTGCCCACCCCGATCCTTCCCTTTTCTTACACGCCGCGCCCCTGTGGGAGGTTTCAGCTTCGGGCGAGGAAGGTCAGGCCGCCCAAGACGCTGGCCTCGAAATCCTTACAATTACTTTAAAGATACTTCTGAAACCATTGTCCTGAACCCGCCTGCTTCCCTGCCATCCCAGGCCGCGAGCCCTCACCTGAGTCTGGGTGAGGCCCAGAGACGCCGCCAGCTCGGCTCGCTCGGGCAGCGCCAGGTACTGAGTCTTTTGGAAACGCCGCTGAAGAGCCGCCAGCTGGAAGCTGGAGTAGATGGTGCGGGGTTTCCGGACTTTCTTTGGCTTCCCGTTCACTATCCGAATTTCTGGCTCGAGGTCCTCTTTCTCTGCAACGAAACGCAATCGTGAGAACCGCGTAACCAGCGGAGCCCAAGGGTTCCCGACCGCCGGGAGTGCCCGGCGTGGGACTTGGCCTGAGCCTGGACGCGGGTTCCTGGAAACGCTGTGCCGAGCTCAGGCGCAACTTTGCAACCCGCAGACCCGCGCCACCGCCGAACCTGGGAACTGGACCCtccaggaaaggggaagaaaggcgcatactggaaagaaagaagaagcagGTGGCAAGGAAATGAGGTTTACCATGAGGCATGCACCGCGCGCCCATTCGGACGCCGGGGCCACCCGGTCCCACCAGCTGAGCACTGAGGGACGTACCCGGTGACCCTCAGCAGATTGGAGGTTGAGTTAAagggcgcgggcgggcggggagCAGGCAGTGTGAAAGGCCAGGGATCCAAACATTTGTATCCCACCCATCCCAGTAACTAGACCCACTTGGCACCCTCGACGCCAGCGTTATGCATACCGGGTTCGTTGTTGGCTGGGGACGAACTGGTCCCGTAGGGCGCGTAGGAGGTGTAGGCGGCGGTGTAGCCCAGGTCGTAGCCGCTCTTGGCGGAATAAGGGACGTT
Proteins encoded:
- the DLX2 gene encoding homeobox protein DLX-2 isoform X1, giving the protein MGARCMPHGKPHFLATCFFFLSSMRLSSPFLEGPVPRFGGGAGLRVAKLRLSSAQRFQEPASRLRPSPTPGTPGGREPLGSAGYAVLTIAFRCRERGPRARNSDSEREAKESPETPHHLLQLPAGGSSAAFPKDSVPGAARASRAGGVSGPHPDSGQDLVPESPIQVQEDVEKRGDTLGAAPWCQRLAALRFAACLGAGLLGLRRAAADGGWRRPRQRRQRRRQLRLQPEQRGLGFPGQLPLVPPGLGLRLAPAGRGAAAAPDADPAAAPPPPPPRRRRGRPGERGDDFLTTGRLRQRLREQRPVILSARPRSWRVSPTGPLTPPTPPRGCSGGMACPWPCSLARPPSCRELEGVCSPPGLLSKESGSGIGTATGHGRLSDLSPASDLPPPARPALRGRPAPSPPRAAS
- the DLX2 gene encoding homeobox protein DLX-2 isoform X2; this encodes MTGVFDSLVADMHSTQITASSTYHQHQQPPSGGGAGPGSSNGSGLHKPQESPTLPVSTATDSSYYTNQQHPAGGGGGGGSPYAHMGSYQYHASGLNNVPYSAKSGYDLGYTAAYTSYAPYGTSSSPANNEPEKEDLEPEIRIVNGKPKKVRKPRTIYSSFQLAALQRRFQKTQYLALPERAELAASLGLTQTQVKIWFQNRRSKFKKMWKSGEIPSEQHPGASASPPCASPPVSAPASWDFGAPQRMGGGGGPGSGGSGAGSSGSSPSSAASAFLGNYPWYHQASGSASHLQAAAPLLHPTQTPQPHHHHHHHGGGGGAPVSAGTIF